The following coding sequences lie in one Panicum virgatum strain AP13 chromosome 6N, P.virgatum_v5, whole genome shotgun sequence genomic window:
- the LOC120680093 gene encoding cytochrome P450 89A2-like has product MPEQIHGDLAGRPEITIPASTSSSTSPPPAMETWLFYTLTTLLGLLCLLLLRARARSSAGGRGHAGAGDALPPLPPGPTPLPVVGPLLFLLSRDFDLEPALRRIAREHGPVFTYAPLGRALLPTVFVASRGAAHRALVQRGAAFASRPAAGSGGVVTTGSLNIGAAPYGATWRALRRNIAAGVLNPSRLRAFSPARRRVLGALASRVRAAGGAGGDRAVAVMEHFQHAVLCMLVYMCFGDRVEDARVRDIDAALRDLLGSFRSFQVFSFLPALTKVVFRRRWEKLVSLRRRQEELFLPLVQARREAGANGDCYVDSILKLTIPEDGGRALTDAEITSLCSEFLAAGSDSTATALEWILANLVKYPAMQDRLRDEVAGVVGAADGEVREEDLQAMPYLKAVVLEGLRRHPPGHYLFPHAVHEDTTLDGYRVPAGALINFAVADIGLDEEVWDAPLEFRPERFLPGGEGEDVDLTGNKEIKMMPFGTGRRVCPGMALALLHLEYFVANLVREFQWCEADGEEVDLAEKLELNVVMKRPLKAKAVPLRPPLAANNSAA; this is encoded by the coding sequence ATGCCCGAACAAATCCATGGAGACCTGGCCGGCCGACCCGAAATAACAATCCCGGCGAGCACGAGCTCAAGCACCTCGCCTCCGCCGGCCATGGAGACCTGGCTGTTCTACACCCTCACCACGCTCCTCGGTCTGCTGTGCTTGCTCCTGctgcgcgcccgcgcccgcagcTCAGCCGGGGGCAGGGGccatgccggcgccggcgacgcgctCCCGCCTCTGCCGCCGGGGCCAACGCCGCTGCCGGTGGTGGGCCCGCTGCTCTTCCTGTTGAGCCGCGACTTCGACCTCGAGCCCGCGCTCCGCCGCATCGCGCGGGAGCACGGCCCGGTCTTCACCTACGCGCCGCTGGGCAGGGCGCTGCTGCCCACCGTGTTCGTGGCCtcccgcggcgcggcgcaccGCGCGCTCGtgcagcgcggcgcggcgttcgCGTCCCGCCCGGCGGCGGGCTCCGGTGGCGTGGTCACCACCGGCAGCCTTAACATCGGCGCCGCGCCCTACGGCGCCACGTGGCGCGCCCTGCGGCGGAACATCGCGGCCGGCGTGCTCAACCCGTCGCGGCTCCGGGCCTTCtcccccgcgcggcggcgggtgctCGGCGCCCTCGCCTCCCGCGTCCGCGccgctggcggcgccggcggggaccGCGCCGTCGCCGTGATGGAGCACTTCCAGCACGCCGTGTTGTGCATGCTCGTGTACATGTGCTTCGGGGACCGCGTCGAGGACGCGCGCGTGCGGGACATCGACGCCGCGCTTCGGGACCTCCTCGGCAGCTTCCGCAGCTTCcaggtcttctccttcctcccggcGCTCACCAAGGTCGTGttccggcggcggtgggagaAGCTCGTctcgctgcggcggcgccaggaGGAGCTGTTCCTCCCGCTGGTTCAGGCGAGGAGGGAGGCCGGCGCCAACGGGGACTGTTACGTGGACTCCATACTGAAGCTGACCATCCCCGAGGACGGCGGGCGGGCGCTCACCGACGCCGAGATCACCAGTCTCTGCTCCgagttcctcgccgccggcagcgaCAGCACGGCCACCGCGCTGGAGTGGATCCTGGCGAACCTGGTCAAGTACCCAGCGATGCAGGACAGGCTGCGGGACGAGGTGGCCGGCGTCGTCGGCGCTGCCGACGGCGAGGTGCGGGAGGAGGACCTGCAGGCGATGCCGTACCTCAAGGCCGTGGTGCTGGAGGGGCTCCGGCGCCACCCGCCGGGCCACTACCTGTTCCCGCACGCCGTGCACGAGGACACGACGCTGGACGGGTACCGCGTGCCCGCCGGCGCGTTGATCAACTTCGCGGTGGCCGACATCGGCCTGGACGAGGAGGTGTGGGACGCGCCGTTGGAGTTCCGGCCGGAGCGGTTCCTGCCCGGCGGGGAAGGGGAGGACGTGGACCTCACGGGGAACAAGGAGATCAAGATGATGCCGTTCGGCACCGGGCGGAGGGTCTGCCCCGGCAtggcgctggcgctgctgcACCTCGAGTACTTCGTGGCGAACCTGGTGAGGGAGTTCCAGTGGTGCGaggccgacggcgaggaggtGGACCTCGCGGAGAAGCTCGAACTCAACGTCGTCATGAAGCGGCCGCTCAAGGCCAAGGCCGTGCCGctgcggccgccgctcgccgccaacAATTCAGCTGCTTGA
- the LOC120680173 gene encoding uncharacterized protein LOC120680173 — MAKSGTEEWRRNADTHKMSPEEVRAAGVEASMRPPGRGPGEVLHQRRGGLPYGPGAMALVGLGIVGVIGYLVLYQKARPGVPATEVAKVAVGHGDPAADRRDPEKRPEGARQGK, encoded by the coding sequence ATGGCGAAGAGCGGCACGGAGGAGTGGCGCCGGAACGCGGACACGCACAAGATGAGCCCGGAGGAGGTGCGCGCAGCCGGCGTGGAGGCGTCGATGCGGCCCCCGGGCCGCGGGCCAGGGGAAGTGCTGCACCAGCGCCGCGGCGGGCTGCCGTACGGGCCGGGCGCCATGGCGCTCGTCGGCCTCGGCATCGTCGGCGTCATCGGCTACCTCGTGCTGTACCAGAAGGCCAGGCCCGGCGTGCCCGCCACCGAGGTGGCCAAGGTGGCCGTCGGCCACGGGGACCCCGCCGCCGATCGTCGTGACCCCGAGAAGCGCCCCGAGGGCGCGCGCCAAGGGAAGTAG
- the LOC120678434 gene encoding uncharacterized protein LOC120678434 gives MHHRPSSSAAAAAESSLPLSPADGFLRVKDGVDGMIKYVANEPSVGLYFVQQHARASMPILFDVKGKLVEKTHEVTLHTEDMEDSICAVRSMADFGLPLADDMIKDINRSLQIMSKTQPKRGLIQNPSWGFQSGKGSGTWDELGATNGSSSRNYLSSMFNTAKQKASSLRWPQPDFTTKDDSSENSASSAAPESSQAAGQGASTPDTERDDLPISSRLSDGTATTNKSLPATDISETAETYNKFKEEQELKLEKWLKESEEAGGDGD, from the exons ATGCACCATCGCCcctcttcctccgccgccgccgccgccgagtcgTCGTTGCCACTCTCGCCCGCCGACGGCTTCCTCCGCG TGAAGGACGGCGTAGACGGGATGATCAAGTACGTCGCCAACGAGCCCTCCGTCGGGCTCTACTTCGTCCAGCAGCACGCCCGGGCGTCCATGCCCATCCTCTTCGACGTCAAG GGTAAGCTTGTGGAAAAGACTCATGAGGTAACACTGCACACAGAAGACATGGAAGATTCTATTTGTGCTGTGAGATCCATGGCTGATTTTGGACTTCCGCTTGCTGATGATATGATCAAGGACATCAATAGGTCGCTGCAAATAATGTCAAAGACTCAACCAAAGAGAGG GTTGATCCAGAACCCCAGTTGGGGGTTCCAGTCAGGAAAAGGCTCAGGAACATGGGATGAATTGGGTGCTACCAATGGAAGTAGCAGCCGGAACTACCTCTCTTCAATGTTCAACACTGCCAAGCAAAAGGCGTCCAGTCTAAGGTGGCCACAGCCTGATTTTACGACAAAAGATGACAGCAGCGAGAATTCAGCATCATCTGCTGCCCCAGAATCATCCCAAGCTGCTGGACAAGGTGCATCAACACCTGATACAGAAAGGGATGATCTCCCCATTTCAAGCCGACTATCAGATGGTACAGCCACTACGAACAAGAGCTTGCCTGCTACTGATATCTCTGAAACTGCGGAAACTTACAATAAgttcaaagaagaacaagaactgaAACTTGAGAAGTGGCTTAAAGAGTCTGAAGAAGCTGGAGGCGATGGAGATTGA
- the LOC120678433 gene encoding protein ENHANCED DISEASE RESISTANCE 2-like produces the protein MASSNDEAEHQWIENLKSGGAVPCLAPESCPNGWATPPGDSFMVRGPEYLTNKVKIPGGEYLMKPLGFDWIKGPAKICEILKDKNHRVRKAIDEEVSLGKQPFVWAFNLQLPKDNYSAIFYFVLLEPIPEGSLMDQFLKGDDAFRNSRLKLIANIIKGPWIVRTAVGEQAICILGRALSCKYVQGSNFIEVDVDIGSSIVANAIVHLAFGYITTLTVDLSFLIESQTESELPERLLGAVRFSELSPGSAGQYERQSEEHQESTQSRPVGFWQGFWSNNQGNPWEPSPSLQNTNGNLHKEAGNENAK, from the exons ATGGCTTCTTCAAATGATGAGGCTGAACACCAGTGGATAGAGAATCTTAAGTCCGGAGGAGCTGTTCCTTGTCTAGCACCTGAAAGCTGTCCTAATGGCTGGGCTACACCTCCTGGTGATTCATTTATGGTCAGAGGCCCAGAATATCTTACAAACAAGGTAAAAATACCTGGTGGAGAATATCTTATGAAGCCTCTTGGATTTGATTGGATAAAAGGACCAGCAAAAATCTGTGAGATCCTGAAAGACAAGAACCATCGTGTTAGGAAAGCCATTGATGAGGAGGTTTCACTTGGTAAACAGCCTTTTGTCTGGGCTTTCAACTTGCAACTGCCCAAGGATAACTACAGCGCAATATTCTACTTTGTATTGCTGGAACCTATACCTGAAGGCTCTCTTATGGATCAATTCTTGAAAGGTGATGATGCTTTCCGGAACTCCAGGCTTAAATTAATAGCGAATATCATTAAGGGACCCTGGATTGTTCGTACAGCTGTGGGTGAACAAGCCATTTGTATATTGGGAAGAGCTCTCTCATGCAAATATGTTCAAGGATCAAACTTTATTGAAGTTGATGTGGATATCGGATCTTCTATAGTTGCAAATGCAATTGTGCATTTGGCATTTGGTTATATTACAACACTAACTGTAGATTTGTCCTTTCTTATTGAGAGTCAAACCGAATCAGAGCTCCCTGAGAGACTTCTTGGAGCCGTAAGGTTCTCTGAGTTGAGTCCAGGTTCAGCTGGTCAGTACGAAAGGCAGTCTGAAGAGCATCAGGAAAGTACTCAGTCTCGGCCTGTCGGATTCTGGCAGGGTTTCTGGTCAAACAACCAAGGCAACCCATGGGAGCCATCCCCTAGCTTACAGAATACTAATGGAAACTTGCACAAAGAAGCAGGAAATGAAAATGCTAAATG A